The Petrocella atlantisensis genome has a window encoding:
- a CDS encoding protease complex subunit PrcB family protein, which yields MKKLILIMSVFAMVFLLYGCKPSTDSSDDTNPVAGEDIDNEQSPDAEDPLEKTFDIIGTITSLDISDEQVHILVEGDITPDTNYDKASIRVDNNTKVFADQEEAERDDLIVGMTVKVKFEGPVAESYPVQAYAKTVTMVLSPAKATNKGEAIDFEVVTEDESSIEFIKSLRGFGLIREDEDYYYVYIGSGERNTGGYDIYVSDVVKVDGQVLITVGETLPSKDDMVTQALTYPYQIIRYSKEHGNQIMVQDFNGNFFDDINDETTESE from the coding sequence ATGAAAAAACTCATTTTAATAATGTCCGTATTTGCTATGGTTTTTCTTCTATACGGATGCAAACCATCAACAGATTCAAGTGATGACACGAACCCCGTTGCAGGAGAAGATATCGATAACGAGCAATCACCTGATGCTGAAGATCCTTTAGAAAAGACTTTTGATATCATCGGCACCATAACCTCATTGGATATTTCTGACGAACAAGTCCATATTTTAGTAGAAGGTGATATAACGCCAGATACCAATTATGACAAAGCCAGTATTCGCGTCGATAATAACACGAAGGTCTTTGCTGACCAGGAAGAAGCTGAAAGAGATGATTTAATCGTTGGTATGACCGTAAAAGTCAAGTTCGAAGGACCTGTTGCAGAATCTTATCCCGTTCAAGCTTACGCTAAAACGGTCACAATGGTACTCTCCCCTGCAAAAGCGACAAATAAAGGAGAAGCAATTGATTTTGAGGTTGTTACAGAAGATGAATCCAGCATTGAATTCATCAAATCTTTAAGAGGTTTTGGACTTATACGTGAAGACGAAGATTATTACTATGTTTATATCGGTTCCGGCGAAAGAAATACCGGTGGCTATGATATATATGTTTCTGATGTTGTTAAGGTTGACGGTCAGGTCCTTATCACTGTAGGTGAAACGCTACCTAGTAAAGATGATATGGTTACACAAGCCTTAACCTATCCTTACCAAATCATCCGTTACTCAAAAGAACATGGAAATCAAATCATGGTTCAAGACTTCAACGGTAACTTTTTTGATGATATCAACGATGAGACCACAGAGAGCGAATAG
- a CDS encoding GNAT family N-acetyltransferase: MDYVIRKMRSDETGLLEDFLYEAIFQKSNKNPVPRKAIYDPSLRIFFEAFGRKDDHCLIVEIDGKVIGAVWTRVFPGKDQGFAKMEETPELAISLYKPFRKKGIGKALMEQMLELLKSIGYKKVALSVQKENPAIRLYERLGFEIVKELDEEYLMVYYFEDQQSNHEEADLEDMDFIKAMQLDLLKNSLSEEKRIV, translated from the coding sequence ATGGATTATGTAATAAGAAAAATGCGATCGGATGAAACCGGATTGCTTGAGGATTTCTTGTATGAAGCTATTTTTCAGAAAAGTAATAAGAACCCTGTACCGAGAAAGGCTATATATGATCCGTCTTTAAGAATCTTTTTTGAAGCCTTTGGAAGAAAGGATGACCATTGTTTAATTGTAGAGATTGATGGTAAAGTGATTGGTGCCGTCTGGACACGTGTATTTCCGGGTAAAGATCAAGGGTTTGCAAAAATGGAAGAAACACCAGAACTTGCAATCTCTTTGTATAAGCCTTTTAGGAAAAAAGGTATTGGTAAAGCACTCATGGAACAAATGTTAGAGTTGTTAAAATCCATTGGTTATAAGAAAGTAGCGTTGTCGGTTCAAAAAGAAAATCCGGCAATAAGACTTTATGAAAGATTAGGTTTTGAGATTGTTAAGGAATTAGATGAAGAGTATCTGATGGTCTATTATTTCGAGGACCAACAATCGAATCATGAAGAGGCTGACCTAGAGGATATGGATTTTATTAAGGCCATGCAGTTAGATTTATTGAAGAACAGTCTTTCAGAAGAAAAAAGAATCGTATAA
- a CDS encoding diguanylate cyclase, which translates to MDKIKPFEEDTFYGTLRLVIRLPKTNQTYGLRSEIVLTAYELYVDGQIKEMVGKIGTDQASAHPRYKVVNSYFDAENHTLELIYHTSDFHFEDSAIIAPTFGLAKQIAYMGEVGLGRDLFLFGILLIMGIYHLSLYWMRRKDASPLYFGLFCLFFATRMLLVGERFIPNILDLDIMIYVRVAYISVFLGFSALCGYVYHTVFGLFPKVFLKLAWYMGGIASILTLFMQIKSISILLILYFVVGFTMLIYSMVRLGMGIYYQYKYASGLLFGFVILSATFINDFIYELTLANSPSLIPLGITIFVFTQAYIIASNFSSAFSLAENLSIEKESMLLELKNINNNLESMVEKRTQDLQSALDEMAYMSMTDDLTQLPNRRSIISDLEDVAKLGKRFIIGLIDVDNFKSINDSYGHKAGDRALIAMSEAMKTYVGSEGIIGRWGGEEFLLILYQDQVEEAMIFADGLREHIAGLTFEAIDVSITITIGLSVCEDRLSLDYCINQADEALYLGKRNGRNQCRQAKR; encoded by the coding sequence ATGGATAAGATTAAGCCATTTGAAGAGGACACATTCTATGGTACTTTAAGATTGGTTATCCGGTTACCAAAGACAAACCAAACATATGGATTAAGAAGTGAGATTGTTTTAACAGCTTATGAGCTTTATGTGGATGGACAGATAAAAGAGATGGTTGGTAAAATAGGCACAGATCAAGCATCCGCTCATCCAAGGTACAAGGTTGTGAATAGTTATTTTGATGCTGAAAATCATACGCTTGAACTCATCTATCACACTTCGGATTTTCATTTCGAAGATTCGGCCATCATTGCCCCAACTTTTGGTTTAGCCAAGCAGATTGCATATATGGGTGAAGTGGGACTCGGACGAGACCTATTTTTATTTGGCATACTACTCATCATGGGCATATATCATTTGAGCCTATACTGGATGCGTAGAAAAGATGCCTCTCCCTTATATTTCGGCTTGTTCTGTCTATTTTTTGCTACACGTATGCTTTTAGTTGGTGAACGTTTTATACCGAATATATTAGATTTAGATATTATGATTTACGTAAGGGTGGCATATATTTCCGTATTCTTAGGATTTTCAGCCCTTTGCGGTTATGTTTATCATACAGTTTTTGGTTTATTTCCGAAGGTGTTTCTTAAGCTTGCTTGGTACATGGGTGGTATTGCCAGTATTTTAACCTTATTTATGCAGATAAAAAGCATATCAATTTTGTTAATCCTTTATTTTGTTGTTGGGTTTACCATGCTCATCTACTCTATGGTTAGACTTGGTATGGGTATTTATTACCAATATAAGTATGCGTCCGGACTGCTTTTTGGTTTCGTTATTTTATCAGCAACTTTTATCAATGATTTCATCTATGAATTGACGTTAGCAAACAGCCCTTCTTTGATTCCACTTGGAATAACCATATTCGTTTTTACTCAGGCTTATATTATTGCATCCAATTTTTCTTCAGCTTTTTCTTTGGCAGAGAATTTATCGATTGAAAAAGAATCTATGCTATTAGAATTAAAAAACATCAATAACAATCTTGAAAGTATGGTGGAAAAAAGAACACAAGATTTACAAAGTGCCTTGGATGAAATGGCCTATATGTCGATGACCGATGATTTGACCCAGTTACCCAATCGACGTTCGATCATCAGTGATTTAGAAGACGTGGCCAAACTGGGGAAAAGATTCATTATTGGCCTTATAGATGTGGATAACTTTAAATCCATTAATGACAGCTATGGGCATAAAGCCGGTGATAGGGCTCTGATTGCTATGTCAGAGGCTATGAAAACGTATGTAGGAAGTGAAGGAATCATTGGCCGTTGGGGTGGAGAAGAGTTTTTGCTTATATTGTATCAGGATCAAGTAGAGGAAGCTATGATATTTGCAGATGGTCTTCGGGAACACATTGCCGGTTTAACATTTGAAGCCATTGATGTAAGCATAACGATTACCATTGGTTTAAGTGTTTGTGAAGACCGACTGTCTTTAGATTATTGTATCAATCAGGCGGATGAAGCTTTGTATTTGGGTAAGAGAAACGGAAGAAATCAATGTCGACAAGCAAAAAGATAG
- a CDS encoding BsuPI-related putative proteinase inhibitor translates to MKYRSRVLALLMVVVLMGSIGFDTYGSTTFEDIDGLEEKEAIMYLHDKGYVNGVGKALFAPNATITTAQAIQLMVNFMELNLDDVRFIKAPLATDYFEKANNSAWYKDAFIITGVKNPVFSSDIDPNQLMTTEAFIYHLVKTLELQYDLPMIKVLPQSIHDDAAINPNYSGAIQRALYYGIVTLDSQGNMHPKLLMTRARAAALAKNVMDFKDARDRSLENALKFESTLENIPRSDGYGMQFKLTNVSTKDVLLTYSSGQKYDYKVYNATGKMVYQWSKDKFFTLALVDQVVKSGTSITFDEVWTYEDNEGLKVPEGVYKIVFETMFYYEDEYMTLTDTVYADYKQ, encoded by the coding sequence ATGAAATACAGATCAAGAGTTTTAGCTTTATTAATGGTAGTGGTACTGATGGGGTCTATAGGTTTTGACACATATGGTTCAACTACTTTTGAGGATATTGATGGTTTAGAAGAAAAAGAGGCCATTATGTATCTTCACGATAAAGGATATGTCAATGGGGTAGGCAAAGCCTTGTTTGCACCCAATGCAACCATAACAACAGCACAAGCGATACAACTTATGGTGAACTTCATGGAACTTAATTTGGACGATGTCCGATTCATAAAGGCGCCACTTGCGACGGACTATTTTGAAAAAGCCAACAATAGTGCTTGGTATAAAGACGCATTTATCATAACAGGGGTGAAAAACCCGGTTTTTTCAAGTGATATAGACCCCAATCAGCTCATGACAACAGAAGCTTTCATTTATCACTTGGTTAAGACACTTGAGCTTCAATATGATTTACCTATGATTAAGGTATTGCCTCAAAGCATTCATGATGACGCGGCAATCAATCCTAACTATTCCGGTGCCATACAACGAGCGTTGTACTATGGTATCGTTACCCTAGATAGTCAAGGAAACATGCATCCAAAGCTTTTAATGACCAGAGCAAGAGCAGCAGCGCTTGCTAAAAATGTCATGGACTTCAAGGATGCTCGTGACCGCAGTTTGGAAAATGCATTAAAGTTTGAATCAACGCTTGAAAATATACCAAGAAGTGATGGTTACGGTATGCAGTTTAAGCTTACCAATGTATCAACTAAAGACGTGCTCCTAACGTACAGTTCAGGTCAGAAATATGATTATAAGGTTTATAATGCAACCGGAAAAATGGTTTATCAATGGTCAAAAGATAAATTTTTCACTTTGGCATTGGTGGACCAAGTTGTAAAAAGCGGTACCTCTATAACATTTGACGAGGTATGGACCTATGAAGATAATGAAGGTTTGAAGGTGCCGGAAGGTGTGTATAAGATTGTTTTTGAGACAATGTTCTATTATGAAGATGAGTACATGACACTCACCGATACAGTCTATGCAGATTACAAGCAATAA
- a CDS encoding cupin domain-containing protein translates to MVIKENDAKVTVLSDLVTRTLMVHNDKMMMIRFDFKKGGIGDPHSHEIHDQVGYILSGKFELTCGGKTTIVETGDSYLANPGVVHGVVALEDGAILDVFTPIRDEFIV, encoded by the coding sequence ATGGTAATTAAGGAAAATGATGCTAAAGTAACGGTTTTAAGCGATCTTGTAACACGTACTTTGATGGTACATAACGATAAAATGATGATGATCCGCTTTGATTTCAAAAAAGGTGGTATTGGCGACCCACACAGCCACGAAATACACGACCAAGTTGGATACATCTTATCCGGTAAATTCGAACTTACATGCGGTGGCAAGACCACTATTGTTGAAACCGGTGATTCATATTTGGCAAATCCGGGTGTTGTTCACGGTGTTGTTGCCTTAGAAGACGGCGCTATACTCGATGTCTTCACACCTATTCGCGACGAGTTCATTGTATAA
- the nagB gene encoding glucosamine-6-phosphate deaminase, protein MSILITEGYEEMSKKAALMVAAQVTIRPSSVLGLATGSTPEGMYKELVAMYKQGEIDFSDVKTFNLDEYYPIEERNPQSYAYYMKKNLFDHININPQEVHIPNGTAKDVETSCEVYDKMIEAAGGIDLQVLGIGNNGHIGFNEPDVHFEAGTHLVELDEETIEANARFFSRIEDVPKRAISMGIRTIMHSKKIVLLASGASKGKVIREMLFGEVTPNLPASILLLHNDVTLILDREASVYVTKHLIK, encoded by the coding sequence ATGTCCATTCTTATAACCGAAGGTTACGAAGAAATGAGTAAAAAAGCCGCACTTATGGTGGCCGCTCAAGTGACCATTCGTCCAAGTAGTGTTCTAGGACTGGCCACAGGATCTACACCGGAAGGTATGTACAAAGAATTGGTAGCGATGTACAAGCAAGGTGAGATTGATTTTTCAGATGTAAAGACCTTCAATCTTGATGAATATTATCCTATTGAAGAGCGTAATCCACAGAGTTATGCTTATTATATGAAAAAAAATCTATTTGATCATATCAATATCAACCCACAGGAAGTCCATATCCCAAACGGAACGGCTAAGGACGTTGAAACATCCTGTGAGGTTTATGACAAAATGATCGAAGCAGCAGGAGGTATTGATCTTCAGGTTCTGGGTATCGGTAATAACGGGCATATTGGCTTTAATGAACCTGATGTACATTTCGAAGCAGGTACTCACTTGGTTGAACTCGATGAAGAAACCATAGAAGCCAATGCAAGGTTTTTTAGTAGGATTGAGGATGTACCAAAACGTGCCATTAGTATGGGGATTAGAACCATCATGCACTCCAAAAAAATAGTTTTACTGGCAAGTGGTGCCAGTAAAGGGAAAGTTATTAGAGAGATGCTCTTTGGTGAAGTAACACCTAATTTGCCGGCTTCCATATTGCTTTTGCATAACGATGTGACTTTAATACTTGACCGGGAAGCATCTGTTTATGTCACAAAGCATTTGATAAAATAA
- the nagA gene encoding N-acetylglucosamine-6-phosphate deacetylase translates to MKGIKGGLLYHQGKFFEDYAVLFEDEITLIAHSNQINHREDVDWIDAGGHYVIPGLIDVHIHGYKGHDVMDGDEVGLKAIAKGIAENGVTSFLPTTMTMETKTIEKAIKNVKKVMLQIHDGAQILGIHMEGPYISKAYKGAQSEKAICLPNMDLVEKYKDMIKVITMAPELEGSKAFIEALSLDINISLGHTGATYEQATEAIRSGARSVTHLFNAMTGLHHRAPGVVGAAFASDCYVELIADEIHVHPSLFQVIAKIKGLEKLLLVTDCMCGGGLAEGNYELGGQQVSVKDGSCTLSDGTLAGSVLKLNEALRNFDANVTDELEKLLPLVTLNQATYLGISDKKGSIDVGKDADLVIMDRDFVIQSTFVKGRKVYEI, encoded by the coding sequence ATGAAAGGTATTAAGGGTGGACTTTTATATCACCAAGGAAAGTTCTTTGAAGATTATGCAGTGCTATTTGAAGATGAAATTACCTTGATTGCACACAGCAATCAAATCAATCATAGAGAAGATGTGGATTGGATAGATGCCGGAGGTCATTATGTCATACCGGGACTCATCGATGTTCATATTCATGGGTACAAAGGTCATGACGTTATGGATGGTGATGAAGTTGGTTTGAAAGCCATTGCAAAAGGTATTGCAGAAAATGGTGTAACGAGCTTTTTGCCGACGACAATGACCATGGAAACAAAAACCATTGAAAAGGCCATTAAGAATGTCAAAAAAGTAATGTTGCAGATACATGATGGCGCTCAAATTCTAGGCATTCATATGGAAGGTCCTTATATTAGCAAGGCTTATAAAGGCGCACAGTCTGAAAAAGCCATCTGTTTACCGAATATGGATTTAGTAGAAAAATATAAAGATATGATTAAGGTCATTACCATGGCACCGGAACTTGAAGGGTCGAAAGCGTTCATTGAAGCCTTGAGTTTGGACATAAACATATCCCTTGGTCATACTGGCGCGACCTACGAACAAGCGACTGAAGCTATAAGGTCAGGTGCAAGGAGCGTAACCCATTTGTTTAATGCCATGACAGGTTTACATCATAGAGCACCGGGGGTTGTGGGTGCTGCTTTTGCTAGTGATTGCTATGTTGAGCTTATAGCAGATGAGATCCATGTTCATCCCAGTCTCTTTCAAGTGATTGCAAAGATTAAGGGTTTGGAAAAGCTACTACTGGTGACAGATTGCATGTGTGGTGGTGGATTAGCGGAAGGCAACTATGAACTTGGCGGCCAGCAGGTCAGTGTTAAGGATGGAAGTTGCACACTGAGTGATGGTACTTTGGCCGGAAGTGTTCTTAAGCTGAACGAAGCCCTTCGTAATTTTGATGCGAATGTGACCGATGAGCTTGAGAAACTGTTACCTTTGGTTACTTTGAATCAGGCAACTTATCTGGGTATATCTGATAAAAAGGGTAGCATAGATGTGGGCAAAGACGCAGATCTGGTTATCATGGACCGGGACTTCGTGATACAGTCCACCTTTGTGAAAGGAAGAAAAGTTTATGAAATATAG
- a CDS encoding PTS sugar transporter subunit IIA, protein MFQFMKKKIELFTPAKCQVIPIHEVEDAVFSQKVVGDGCAILPYEDMICSPVNGEVTLVFRTNHAIGIKSVEGIELLIHIGIDTVELKGEGFENQVKLGDQVKVGTPLSKIDRAFIKEQGKSLQTPIVITNDYHVVQVEKGEKNVGALMMKVVKN, encoded by the coding sequence ATGTTTCAATTTATGAAGAAGAAAATAGAATTATTTACACCTGCAAAGTGTCAGGTTATACCGATCCACGAAGTGGAGGATGCGGTTTTTTCTCAAAAAGTGGTAGGTGACGGGTGTGCAATCCTTCCTTATGAGGACATGATTTGTTCACCTGTTAATGGAGAAGTAACCCTTGTTTTTAGAACCAATCATGCCATTGGCATTAAGAGTGTGGAAGGCATTGAACTCTTGATCCATATAGGTATTGATACAGTGGAACTAAAAGGTGAAGGTTTTGAAAACCAAGTGAAGCTAGGTGATCAGGTTAAGGTCGGAACACCGCTGAGTAAGATCGATAGGGCCTTTATCAAAGAACAAGGAAAAAGTCTACAGACACCAATTGTCATCACCAACGACTATCATGTTGTTCAGGTCGAAAAAGGCGAAAAAAATGTAGGTGCACTTATGATGAAAGTTGTTAAAAACTAA
- the nagE gene encoding N-acetylglucosamine-specific PTS transporter subunit IIBC, protein MFTNVFGKFQKLGKALMTPIAVLPIAAILLRLGAGVPGIEGMFADIILKAGAGVFDNLAILFAIGIAFGLAKGNHGAAALAGAVGYYVTTNVYTVINPDVNAGVFVGIVVGIMAGMLYNKFHDIQLPEFLGFFGGKRFVPIITSVASIFLGLVFGYVWPFIQNGLDTFGNLIVNSGAIGQFLYGFLNRLLIPTGLHHVLNTIFWFTHGEFTNAAGEVIRGDLFRFLAGDPTAGVFMTGFFPVMMFGLPAAALAMYTTAKKEYKTSVGGALFSVALTAFLTGITEPIEFMFLFLAPGLYFIHAVLTGVALVITNMLGILHGFGFSAGLFDYIINFNLASKPVLLIFVGLGFGVVYYLIFVFAIRKFDLSTPGRVDESGEGVADLIEEKGLSGLAAEYLLAIGGKGNVVEVDACITRLRLTLKDSSVVSEDMVKTLGASGVIRPNNKNVQIVVGTKAEIIADEMKRLL, encoded by the coding sequence ATGTTTACAAATGTTTTCGGAAAGTTCCAAAAGTTAGGGAAGGCACTCATGACACCAATTGCAGTTCTACCAATTGCAGCCATACTGCTTAGACTTGGTGCGGGGGTCCCAGGTATTGAAGGTATGTTTGCAGATATTATTTTAAAAGCAGGTGCCGGCGTCTTTGATAACTTGGCAATCTTGTTTGCCATTGGTATCGCTTTTGGTCTGGCAAAAGGCAATCACGGTGCAGCAGCACTTGCAGGCGCTGTCGGTTATTATGTGACCACCAATGTCTACACGGTTATCAATCCGGATGTTAATGCCGGCGTATTTGTAGGTATCGTGGTAGGTATAATGGCAGGCATGTTGTATAATAAGTTTCATGATATACAATTACCTGAATTTCTTGGTTTCTTTGGCGGCAAACGTTTTGTCCCCATTATTACGTCAGTTGCATCCATTTTTTTAGGTTTGGTTTTTGGGTACGTATGGCCCTTCATACAAAACGGATTAGATACCTTCGGTAACTTGATCGTTAATTCCGGTGCTATTGGTCAATTTTTATACGGCTTCTTAAACCGATTATTAATTCCTACAGGCTTACACCATGTACTCAACACCATATTCTGGTTTACTCATGGCGAATTCACCAATGCAGCGGGAGAAGTCATTCGAGGCGATTTGTTCAGATTCTTAGCAGGAGACCCAACAGCGGGCGTATTTATGACAGGTTTCTTCCCGGTTATGATGTTTGGTTTACCAGCAGCAGCCCTTGCGATGTATACAACGGCTAAAAAAGAGTATAAAACGTCAGTCGGTGGTGCGCTTTTTAGTGTGGCATTAACAGCTTTTCTAACAGGTATCACAGAACCTATTGAATTTATGTTTCTATTCTTGGCACCTGGATTGTACTTTATCCATGCTGTGCTAACAGGTGTTGCTTTGGTTATTACCAATATGCTAGGTATTTTACACGGATTTGGATTCTCAGCCGGCCTCTTTGACTATATCATCAACTTTAACTTGGCTTCAAAGCCAGTATTATTAATCTTTGTAGGTTTAGGCTTTGGTGTGGTTTACTATCTAATCTTTGTTTTTGCAATTAGAAAATTTGACCTATCTACACCGGGACGTGTTGATGAATCCGGTGAAGGCGTTGCTGATTTGATCGAAGAAAAAGGACTATCAGGATTAGCCGCTGAGTATCTCCTTGCCATAGGTGGTAAAGGTAATGTGGTAGAAGTAGATGCTTGTATTACCAGACTAAGATTAACGTTAAAAGACAGCAGTGTCGTATCTGAAGATATGGTCAAAACACTTGGTGCATCAGGCGTTATACGACCTAACAATAAAAATGTACAAATTGTTGTCGGTACCAAAGCTGAAATTATTGCAGACGAGATGAAAAGATTGTTATAA
- a CDS encoding PRD domain-containing protein produces the protein MKCEILKIMNNNVIWVQDDKNKAETVLIGKGIGFGVKPGQQVDIPQEAIDKVFITYDQKTMKDYIALAESIDSNIMEVCTEIIIYAEEKLGKLSHRVYPVLTDHIAFAIERLKSQMVIQNPFLMEIKGIYQDEFEIGLRAQSMILKKIGIDITEDEVGFIALHLNAARENKEVKEIMKNTRLIKTVIDNIEAALDYKVDMDSFTYQRLVSHIKGSIERARLGQTIKNPLLESIKVEFANAYIIAAKIRTTVERELSIKISDDEVGYMAIHIARISNKAEL, from the coding sequence ATGAAATGTGAAATACTAAAAATCATGAATAATAATGTCATATGGGTTCAAGATGACAAAAACAAGGCTGAAACCGTATTGATTGGTAAGGGCATCGGTTTTGGTGTAAAGCCGGGGCAGCAAGTGGATATACCACAAGAAGCCATTGATAAAGTCTTTATTACCTACGATCAAAAGACGATGAAGGATTATATTGCCTTAGCTGAAAGTATTGATTCAAATATAATGGAAGTCTGTACGGAGATTATTATTTATGCAGAAGAGAAGCTTGGCAAGCTCAGCCACCGTGTTTATCCGGTACTAACAGACCACATTGCCTTTGCAATAGAGCGACTAAAAAGCCAGATGGTGATACAAAATCCCTTTCTAATGGAAATCAAAGGCATCTATCAAGATGAATTTGAGATTGGACTTAGAGCGCAAAGCATGATTCTAAAAAAGATTGGCATTGATATTACAGAAGATGAAGTCGGTTTCATAGCCCTCCATCTTAATGCTGCAAGGGAGAACAAGGAAGTCAAAGAAATCATGAAAAACACAAGGCTAATTAAGACCGTCATTGACAACATTGAAGCGGCCCTAGATTACAAAGTAGACATGGATTCTTTTACTTATCAACGACTGGTGAGTCATATCAAAGGCAGTATTGAACGCGCTAGACTTGGGCAGACGATTAAGAATCCTCTACTGGAAAGCATTAAGGTTGAATTTGCAAACGCATACATAATTGCAGCTAAGATTAGAACAACCGTTGAAAGAGAGCTATCGATTAAGATATCGGATGATGAAGTCGGATACATGGCCATACATATTGCAAGAATAAGTAATAAAGCAGAGTTGTAA
- a CDS encoding HPr family phosphocarrier protein: MIEKKFVLETEEGLHARPASMLAKATMKYKCNIKLYKGSDKTNVYQPKSILSLMSVGAGKGELLTFVTDGDDEGEAMASIAGLFTSNFKG, from the coding sequence ATGATTGAAAAGAAATTTGTACTTGAGACAGAAGAAGGCTTACATGCAAGACCTGCCAGTATGTTGGCAAAAGCTACTATGAAATATAAGTGTAATATTAAGCTCTACAAAGGTAGTGATAAAACCAATGTGTATCAACCTAAGAGCATCTTATCTTTGATGAGTGTGGGTGCCGGAAAAGGTGAACTTCTTACGTTTGTTACCGATGGTGACGATGAAGGAGAAGCAATGGCCAGCATAGCAGGGTTGTTTACTTCTAATTTCAAAGGATAA
- a CDS encoding aldose 1-epimerase family protein, protein MAILLHNEKLKVKILEQGGELVSVMRCDDNIEFIWTGDSNYWGRHAPILFPIVGKVKNNQYRIGEKSYQLGQHGFARDRIFEVIEKEDSKVILSLKWDETSLEIYPYKFKLKIIYELKDASLKISYSVENLDDQTIYFSIGAHPGFNCPLLPGEVMEDYYFEFDRDETCPVLPINDGGYMLHDKIPFLKSENKILLSPELFKRDALIFEDLNSKKISLKSNKNDHKITMDFEGFPLLGLWSKPTGAPFVCIEPWFGHCDYEDFIGDFSDKSGIIALDTGKNFDCAYSIDFS, encoded by the coding sequence ATGGCGATATTACTTCATAATGAAAAATTAAAAGTTAAGATATTAGAACAGGGTGGGGAACTTGTAAGTGTGATGCGTTGTGATGATAACATCGAATTCATATGGACTGGAGATTCGAACTATTGGGGTCGGCATGCGCCAATTTTGTTTCCCATTGTTGGGAAAGTTAAGAATAATCAATATAGAATTGGGGAGAAAAGCTATCAGCTCGGCCAACATGGATTTGCGAGGGATAGGATTTTTGAGGTCATAGAAAAAGAGGATAGTAAAGTAATCCTATCATTGAAATGGGATGAAACATCCTTAGAAATATACCCATATAAATTCAAGCTGAAGATCATCTATGAACTAAAAGACGCAAGTCTAAAAATCAGCTATAGTGTGGAAAATCTAGATGATCAAACCATCTACTTTTCAATCGGTGCCCATCCCGGCTTCAACTGTCCCTTATTGCCGGGAGAAGTGATGGAAGACTACTATTTTGAGTTTGACAGGGATGAGACGTGTCCTGTACTACCCATTAATGATGGAGGTTACATGCTTCATGATAAAATACCTTTTTTGAAGTCTGAGAATAAGATACTTTTAAGTCCTGAGCTTTTTAAACGAGATGCCCTTATTTTTGAGGACTTAAATTCTAAGAAGATTAGTCTAAAAAGTAATAAAAATGACCATAAGATTACTATGGACTTTGAAGGATTTCCTTTATTAGGTCTGTGGTCAAAGCCAACCGGTGCACCTTTTGTCTGTATTGAGCCATGGTTTGGTCACTGTGACTATGAAGATTTTATCGGTGATTTCAGCGACAAATCCGGTATAATAGCCTTAGATACTGGTAAAAATTTTGATTGTGCTTATAGCATTGATTTTTCTTAG